A genomic stretch from Schistosoma haematobium chromosome 2, whole genome shotgun sequence includes:
- the EIF-4A_2 gene encoding Eukaryotic initiation factor 4A-I, variant 3 (EggNog:ENOG41035P7~COG:A) produces MESDNDINSHYNNVVLALGDYMNISCHVCIGGTQVSTDIEQLKLGQQIVVGTPGRVFDMISRGYLRTKTIKCFVLDEADEMLSLGFKDQIQDIFRSLDPAVQIILLSATIPDEVLEISKQFMRNPVRILLKQEELTLDGIRQFYVNVEQEEWKLETLCDLYQSITITQAVIFCNSRRKVEWLTNELIERDFIVSAMHGEMEQIERDNIMTAFRSGSSRILISTDLLSRGIDVQQISLVINFDLPTNLESYIHRIGRGGRFGRKGVAINFVTLADERLLKDLEKFYSTKISELPMDVANLF; encoded by the exons GTTGTTCTAGCACTTGGTGATTATATGAATATTAGTTGTCATGTTTGCATCGGTGGTACACAAGTATCAACTGATATCGAACAGTTAAAGTTAGGTCAACAAATTGTAGTTGGTACACCTGGACGTGTTTTCGACATGATTAGTCGTGGTTATTTACGTACAAAGACAATTAAATGTTTTGTATTGGATGAAGCGGATGAAATGCTTAGTTTAGGATTTAAAGATCAAATTCAAGATATATTTCGGTCACTTGATCCAGCTGTTCAA attattttattatcagcAACAATTCCTGATGAAGTATTAGAAATATCAAAACAATTTATGCGTAATCCAGTAcgtattttattaaaacaagaaGAATTAACATTAGATGGTATACGTCAATTTTATGTTAATGTTGAACAAGAAGAATGGAAATTAGAAACATTATGTGATTTATATCAATCAATTACAATAACACAAGCAGTAATATTTTGTAATTCACGTAGAAAAGTTGAATGGTTAACAAACGAATTAATTGAGCGTGATTTTATTGTATCAGCAATG CATGGTGAAATGGAACAAATAGAACGTGATAATATTATGACAGCATTTCGAAGTGGTTCAAGTCGTATTTTAATATCTACTGATCTATTATCACGTGGTATTGATGTACAACAAATTTCATTggtaattaattttgatttaccAACAAATTTAGAAAGTTATATACATCG tatTGGTCGTGGAGGTCGTTTTGGTCGTAAAGGTGTTGCTATCAATTTTGTTACATTAGCTGATGAACGTTTATTAAAAGATTTAGAAAAATTCTATAGTACAAAAATTAGTGAACTTCCAATGGATGTAGCTAATTTATtttag